In a genomic window of Lacrimispora sp. BS-2:
- a CDS encoding Gfo/Idh/MocA family oxidoreductase yields MKKVITYGSFDLFHEGHYKLLKRAKALGDYLIVGVTTEQYDESRGKLNVVDSIIDRIENVKKTGFADKIIVEDHVGQKVEDIHKYGVDIFAIGSDWTGEFDYLKDFCEVVYLERTKEISSTLMRKQKYPIIKMGIVGTGRIAARFIPEAKFVSGIEAVSVYNPHRESAERFAKRFEVQAHWESFEEFLNPLDAVYIASLHQTHYEYAKAVLSQGKHVLCEKPMAFSKAQAQELFATAKANDCLLLEAIKTAYCPGFSQLLGVARSGIIGNIVDVEACFTRIADPDSRESKDPNYGGGFLEFGNHTMLPIFKLLGTQYKSVSFDSIKNEYGIDLYTKASFSFERGMALSKTGVAVKSEGQLIIAGTKGYILAESPWWLTKSFEVRFENPYKKEQYTARFLGDGLRYELSEFVSLIHNGERKSYKFTEEESVTMAGVVEKFMETRK; encoded by the coding sequence ATGAAAAAGGTAATTACATATGGTTCTTTTGACTTATTTCATGAGGGACACTACAAGCTGCTTAAGAGAGCGAAAGCTTTAGGCGATTATTTGATTGTGGGAGTTACCACAGAACAATATGATGAATCCCGGGGGAAATTAAACGTAGTGGATTCTATTATAGACCGAATTGAAAATGTAAAAAAAACCGGATTTGCAGATAAAATTATAGTAGAAGACCACGTGGGACAAAAAGTGGAGGATATTCATAAATATGGTGTGGATATCTTTGCCATTGGTTCAGATTGGACAGGTGAATTTGACTATCTGAAAGATTTCTGTGAAGTGGTATATTTGGAAAGAACAAAAGAAATATCCAGTACTTTAATGAGAAAGCAAAAATATCCCATTATAAAAATGGGAATCGTGGGAACCGGACGTATTGCGGCACGATTTATACCTGAAGCGAAGTTTGTCAGCGGCATTGAAGCGGTCAGCGTTTACAATCCTCACAGGGAAAGTGCGGAACGGTTTGCGAAGCGTTTCGAGGTTCAGGCACATTGGGAGAGCTTTGAAGAATTTTTAAATCCGTTGGATGCAGTATATATTGCTTCTTTGCATCAGACACATTATGAATATGCAAAAGCAGTTTTAAGCCAGGGAAAGCATGTATTGTGTGAAAAACCCATGGCCTTTTCTAAAGCACAGGCGCAGGAACTGTTTGCAACGGCAAAAGCCAATGACTGTTTGCTCCTGGAGGCTATTAAAACAGCGTATTGTCCCGGCTTTAGTCAACTTCTGGGAGTAGCGAGAAGCGGGATTATCGGGAACATTGTAGATGTGGAAGCCTGCTTTACCAGAATTGCAGATCCGGATTCCAGGGAAAGCAAGGATCCGAATTATGGAGGTGGTTTTCTGGAATTCGGGAACCATACGATGCTTCCTATCTTTAAACTGTTAGGAACGCAGTATAAAAGTGTGAGTTTTGACAGTATAAAGAATGAGTATGGCATTGATTTGTATACAAAAGCCTCCTTTTCTTTTGAGAGAGGGATGGCATTGTCTAAAACCGGTGTTGCCGTAAAATCAGAGGGACAGTTGATTATTGCAGGAACCAAAGGATATATTCTCGCAGAGTCACCTTGGTGGCTGACAAAATCCTTTGAAGTCCGTTTTGAAAATCCTTACAAGAAGGAACAGTATACTGCCAGATTTTTGGGAGACGGCCTTCGTTATGAATTAAGTGAATTCGTATCGTTGATTCACAATGGAGAGAGAAAATCTTATAAATTCACAGAAGAGGAATCCGTTACTATGGCAGGAGTTGTGGAGAAATTCATGGAGACGAGAAAATGA
- a CDS encoding glycerophosphodiester phosphodiesterase has protein sequence MRYQTKIYGHRGASQYAPENTMEAFQMAYDMGADGIEFDVQMTRDGYLVVTHDEEISRVSDGKGYVKDYSLEELRGFQFNRTHPEFEGVKIPLLEEVLEQFVPKRSKGDKEFLFNIELKNNIFSYEGMEEKVLKIIKEKKVLGRTLFSSFSHASMLKLREMENSAKVAFLYCDGIMDIGDYAEKYKINTVHPAWYLLNRKGTFEDLRERGIEINIWTVNSGKEIRRFCDMGVDGIITNKPDLGSEIRDDK, from the coding sequence ATGAGGTATCAGACGAAAATATATGGTCATCGCGGAGCAAGCCAGTATGCACCGGAAAACACCATGGAAGCATTTCAGATGGCTTATGATATGGGAGCAGATGGGATTGAATTCGATGTACAGATGACAAGGGATGGATATCTGGTAGTCACCCATGATGAGGAGATAAGCAGGGTATCTGATGGCAAAGGATATGTTAAAGATTATTCCCTGGAAGAATTAAGGGGCTTTCAATTCAACAGGACACATCCTGAATTTGAGGGGGTTAAAATTCCTTTGCTCGAGGAAGTATTGGAACAATTTGTTCCCAAAAGGTCCAAGGGTGATAAAGAGTTTTTGTTTAATATAGAACTGAAAAATAACATATTTTCCTATGAGGGTATGGAAGAAAAAGTATTGAAGATAATAAAAGAAAAAAAGGTGCTTGGAAGAACATTATTTTCTTCTTTTTCACATGCGTCTATGCTGAAGCTTCGAGAGATGGAAAATTCGGCAAAGGTGGCATTTCTTTATTGCGACGGTATCATGGATATTGGAGATTATGCAGAGAAGTACAAAATAAATACAGTTCATCCTGCATGGTATCTTTTGAACAGGAAAGGTACATTTGAGGATCTTCGTGAAAGAGGAATCGAAATAAATATTTGGACGGTAAACAGCGGAAAAGAAATACGTCGTTTCTGCGATATGGGTGTGGATGGGATTATTACCAACAAACCTGATTTGGGAAGTGAGATAAGAGATGATAAGTGA
- a CDS encoding class II fructose-bisphosphate aldolase, whose translation MISDLQAACLLAFNVWDVNSAKAVVDAAADRKKNIILQTSAGIYSQIDAKETRAFIKSYANKKKISVWLHLDHCKDMKIIEDAIAMEWDSVMIDASDLSIQENIDKTNRVIEMAHKVGVLVEAEVGQIKGIEDNIDIQEHCIASREEIRKFLMEADVDMLAVAFGNAHGIYKGKPKLDYDMIDYVAQLSGIPFVVHGGSGMADGEIKKLSQKENVKKINISTEVKLAYREGIMKSLKDGLLEEEGFQATLVEKTIYEAIYQMVFHKLGIII comes from the coding sequence ATGATAAGTGATTTACAGGCGGCCTGCCTGCTTGCTTTTAATGTATGGGATGTTAATTCTGCAAAAGCGGTAGTCGATGCAGCAGCTGATCGGAAAAAGAATATCATTCTGCAGACTTCGGCGGGAATATACAGCCAAATAGATGCCAAGGAGACGAGAGCATTTATTAAGAGCTATGCTAATAAAAAGAAAATTAGCGTATGGCTGCATTTGGATCATTGTAAAGATATGAAAATAATTGAGGATGCCATTGCAATGGAATGGGATTCAGTCATGATAGATGCTTCTGATTTAAGTATACAGGAAAACATTGATAAGACAAACCGGGTAATAGAAATGGCACATAAAGTGGGTGTGCTGGTAGAGGCAGAAGTCGGACAGATAAAAGGAATCGAGGATAATATAGATATACAGGAGCACTGCATCGCAAGCCGGGAGGAAATAAGAAAATTTCTGATGGAAGCAGATGTCGATATGCTTGCTGTGGCATTTGGCAATGCTCACGGCATTTATAAAGGAAAACCAAAACTGGATTATGATATGATAGATTATGTGGCACAATTATCTGGAATACCGTTTGTCGTACATGGAGGCAGTGGGATGGCGGACGGGGAAATAAAAAAACTATCCCAAAAGGAAAATGTAAAAAAGATAAATATATCAACGGAAGTTAAACTAGCATATCGGGAAGGAATTATGAAATCTCTGAAAGATGGGCTCTTGGAAGAAGAGGGATTTCAGGCAACTCTTGTGGAAAAAACAATTTATGAAGCTATTTACCAGATGGTGTTTCATAAATTGGGAATTATCATATAG
- a CDS encoding FGGY-family carbohydrate kinase, whose protein sequence is MKNVMVINMGLKSIRCIVFNENGMKLFNEAIPIKTAISAEKVEQDPREWWQSAEKLIEKAACECKDICIDYITVTASASCLVCVDKKGTPLMRAFMVSDKRAEEESKYISELDEFKKVYEETLLDMSASLMLPRILWVKRHMPKVFDETNKFLSPNDFMLYMLSGLYVTDYFNAIKYHYNTEKRHYPENLLDALEISGERLPRVMDPGDTIGKICPDLAGRLGINKNAEIVVSSYDAICSFVGSGAAEDGEASDVSGTVTVLRALSRKSSLQSNSLIYNLPLYKEDAHIIGGSNNLGGGLIEWVKQCYYQNEIYPYEIMEKEAGESVLGARGLIFLPYLLGERAPIWDDNARGVFFGIERMHTRKDMTRAVFESTGFIDMDMIAAIEQTGTKINSVRLSGGLARINLISQIKADILGRDVLVLSEFETTSTGAAMMVLLGKGYFTDLREAAEKFVSVRMIIKPNMINHQKYMYMYELYKDTYETVKDLYVRRKKLIKEMVDDREVRIENL, encoded by the coding sequence ATGAAGAATGTAATGGTTATCAATATGGGGTTGAAAAGTATAAGGTGCATCGTTTTTAATGAAAACGGGATGAAGCTATTTAATGAAGCAATCCCGATTAAGACGGCTATCAGCGCGGAAAAAGTGGAACAGGATCCGAGGGAGTGGTGGCAGAGTGCGGAGAAGCTTATAGAAAAAGCAGCCTGTGAATGTAAGGATATATGTATTGATTACATAACTGTTACGGCATCTGCTTCTTGCCTTGTATGCGTGGATAAAAAAGGGACGCCGCTCATGAGAGCCTTTATGGTTTCCGATAAAAGAGCAGAAGAAGAGAGCAAATATATTTCCGAACTGGATGAATTTAAAAAGGTATATGAGGAAACATTGCTGGATATGAGTGCCAGCCTTATGCTGCCGAGAATATTATGGGTAAAAAGACACATGCCTAAAGTTTTTGATGAGACGAATAAATTTTTATCGCCCAATGATTTTATGTTGTATATGCTTAGCGGATTATATGTCACGGATTATTTTAATGCTATAAAATATCACTATAATACAGAGAAAAGGCATTACCCGGAAAATCTTTTAGATGCGTTAGAAATTTCTGGGGAAAGACTTCCGAGGGTGATGGACCCGGGAGATACCATAGGAAAAATATGCCCAGATTTGGCGGGAAGACTGGGAATTAATAAGAATGCGGAAATTGTTGTTTCATCTTATGATGCGATTTGTTCCTTTGTAGGGAGCGGAGCGGCGGAAGATGGCGAAGCAAGCGATGTGTCGGGAACCGTAACAGTATTGCGTGCTTTATCAAGAAAGAGTAGCCTTCAAAGCAATTCCTTAATCTATAATCTTCCACTTTATAAAGAGGACGCTCATATTATAGGTGGCAGCAATAATTTAGGTGGAGGCCTGATTGAGTGGGTAAAACAATGTTATTATCAAAATGAAATTTATCCTTATGAGATTATGGAAAAAGAAGCAGGAGAATCGGTTCTTGGAGCGAGAGGTTTGATATTTCTTCCCTATCTGTTGGGAGAGCGGGCGCCGATTTGGGATGATAATGCGCGAGGTGTATTTTTTGGTATAGAAAGAATGCACACCAGGAAGGATATGACGAGGGCGGTATTTGAAAGCACTGGTTTTATTGATATGGATATGATAGCTGCAATCGAACAAACGGGAACAAAGATTAATTCAGTTCGTTTATCAGGCGGATTGGCAAGAATTAATCTTATCTCTCAGATAAAAGCGGATATTCTGGGGCGGGATGTACTTGTTTTATCCGAATTTGAGACCACATCTACGGGTGCGGCGATGATGGTTCTGCTTGGGAAAGGATATTTTACAGATTTAAGAGAGGCAGCAGAAAAGTTTGTATCCGTACGTATGATCATAAAGCCCAATATGATAAATCATCAAAAATACATGTATATGTATGAGCTTTATAAAGATACCTATGAGACTGTCAAAGATTTATATGTAAGAAGAAAGAAATTAATTAAAGAGATGGTCGATGACAGAGAAGTCAGAATTGAAAATTTATGA
- a CDS encoding iron-containing alcohol dehydrogenase yields the protein MKGFTLELPTKIYFGNNNVEEALKKENKWLTGNIMIVTTGRSLIKFGYLNELKNVLDNLPNVEETIIFDNISANPKLEEIEEAVKIGMDRRVKVIIGFGGGSAIDAAKAAAVGIGTSENLERFLLEGIEPSGNTLPIIAIPTTAGSGSELSKGAIISSQIHHMKGGIRGAAVLPKAAIVNPVYTWTIPIGITMETGFDALAHAIESYTAVKANSWSHMISEKAIKTAGQNLPLLMVNLDNHEAREAMSYASMIIGINLASVGTCLPHRMQYAVGAKTDTSHAAGVSALYPAWIQRQYDVNEKKVKDIMYWLTGKKISNGEEAREEMAEFMRRIGVLKTLADLGIKKEDLPELTKQVTGNIGNDKLSSQKDIISSIYGDSL from the coding sequence ATGAAAGGATTTACTTTAGAGTTACCCACAAAGATATATTTTGGAAATAATAATGTGGAAGAAGCCTTAAAGAAAGAAAACAAATGGCTGACCGGAAATATCATGATAGTTACAACCGGAAGAAGCCTGATAAAATTCGGATATTTGAATGAACTAAAGAATGTTCTGGACAATCTTCCGAATGTAGAAGAAACCATAATATTTGATAATATAAGCGCTAATCCAAAGCTGGAGGAAATTGAAGAAGCAGTTAAAATTGGTATGGACAGACGAGTGAAAGTGATTATCGGTTTTGGAGGAGGAAGTGCCATAGATGCGGCAAAAGCTGCTGCGGTGGGAATAGGAACTTCTGAGAACCTGGAACGTTTTTTGCTGGAGGGAATAGAACCTTCCGGGAATACGCTGCCCATAATAGCCATACCGACTACTGCCGGCAGCGGAAGCGAATTGAGCAAGGGTGCAATTATATCCAGTCAGATTCATCATATGAAGGGCGGAATAAGAGGCGCTGCGGTATTGCCGAAAGCGGCAATTGTAAATCCTGTATATACATGGACCATACCCATTGGTATTACGATGGAAACAGGATTTGATGCTTTGGCCCATGCCATAGAAAGTTATACGGCGGTAAAGGCAAATAGCTGGTCACATATGATCTCGGAAAAGGCCATCAAAACGGCAGGGCAGAATCTTCCGTTATTAATGGTCAATTTGGATAACCATGAAGCGAGAGAGGCTATGAGCTATGCAAGCATGATAATAGGAATTAACTTAGCCAGCGTAGGAACATGTCTTCCTCACCGGATGCAGTATGCGGTGGGAGCTAAGACGGATACAAGCCATGCGGCAGGCGTATCTGCATTATATCCTGCATGGATACAAAGACAATATGATGTAAATGAAAAAAAAGTGAAGGATATTATGTACTGGCTGACCGGTAAGAAGATATCAAACGGTGAGGAGGCAAGGGAAGAAATGGCTGAGTTCATGAGGAGAATAGGCGTTCTTAAAACTCTTGCCGATTTAGGAATTAAAAAAGAGGATTTACCGGAACTGACAAAACAGGTAACGGGAAATATTGGCAATGATAAATTAAGTTCACAGAAGGATATTATATCGAGCATTTATGGCGATTCATTATAG
- a CDS encoding phosphocholine cytidylyltransferase family protein, producing the protein MAAGKGSRLGSLTENMPKSFLKIKGIKMIEYNISMLHAFGIKDIIIVTGYQSEMFEELAEKIDGIRCVFNPFYEMVNVLGSFYMAKDFLHDDFVYLHADTLCAPEIFEAMLREEGDMILPVDYGPCDEEAMKVKVKDGKVIEINKTMECETSEGEFIGIAKISKNVIRELSKASDKLMKEKAFTSYFEGALQRVIDEQDLHVKPIPTQGHFWSEVDFVQDYERASAGIPDSLIQMVTNEL; encoded by the coding sequence ATGGCAGCAGGAAAAGGCAGCAGATTAGGCAGCCTAACAGAAAATATGCCTAAATCATTTTTGAAAATTAAAGGAATCAAGATGATTGAATATAATATTTCCATGCTTCACGCGTTTGGAATTAAAGATATCATTATTGTAACAGGCTATCAAAGTGAAATGTTTGAAGAATTGGCGGAGAAGATAGACGGAATCCGTTGTGTTTTCAATCCGTTTTATGAGATGGTAAACGTATTGGGTTCCTTTTATATGGCGAAAGATTTCCTCCATGATGATTTTGTCTATTTACATGCAGATACCTTATGTGCCCCTGAAATATTTGAGGCTATGCTTCGAGAAGAGGGCGATATGATCTTACCCGTAGATTATGGTCCATGTGATGAAGAGGCTATGAAGGTAAAGGTAAAAGACGGAAAAGTCATAGAAATAAATAAGACAATGGAATGTGAAACTTCGGAAGGTGAATTTATAGGAATAGCAAAAATTAGTAAAAACGTAATTAGGGAACTGAGCAAGGCATCCGATAAGCTGATGAAAGAGAAGGCATTTACGTCTTATTTTGAAGGGGCGCTCCAAAGAGTCATTGATGAACAGGACTTACATGTGAAGCCTATACCAACACAAGGACATTTTTGGAGTGAGGTAGACTTTGTCCAGGATTATGAAAGGGCAAGCGCTGGAATACCAGACTCGCTCATTCAGATGGTGACGAATGAGCTTTAG
- a CDS encoding CDP-glycerol glycerophosphotransferase family protein, whose product MKILSNEERYIRKRKWEGYRTNLFYRLLQVFPVKKKKIVFTTFEGDGGYCCNPRYIAEELLKRNKEFEIIWLVNNMEKQFPNGIKKVKNTFLNRAYHLTTAKVWVDNSRKAVGTAKRKSQLYIQTWHAALEFKPVGKFRGKLFPRIAYLVSKYDSKLADYVISNSEWYTKVIPEMLLYDGDIVKTGSPRCDIFMKGREDAYKYMRERYHIQQEVKIALFAPTFRGGSQKGNRQVFVEEPTLDFARMANALEQKFGGTWIVFLRLHPQLAAQLSQFPLKNSIQNMIDVSQADDMNELAAASDVLITDYSSSAFDVINMQMPVFIYADDLEEYTEERGRLMWDMNSLPFSVARDNDELVKNIAEFDAEEYKRKVDEFSQEHGVIEDGHASERVVELIENFR is encoded by the coding sequence ATGAAGATATTAAGCAACGAAGAAAGATATATAAGAAAGCGGAAATGGGAAGGATATCGGACAAATCTTTTCTATCGCTTGCTTCAGGTGTTTCCTGTTAAGAAGAAAAAAATTGTATTTACAACCTTTGAAGGGGATGGGGGATACTGCTGTAATCCTCGTTATATAGCGGAAGAGCTGCTGAAAAGGAATAAAGAATTTGAAATTATCTGGCTGGTTAATAACATGGAAAAGCAATTTCCAAATGGAATTAAAAAGGTGAAAAATACGTTTCTCAATAGAGCCTATCATCTGACAACGGCTAAAGTCTGGGTAGATAATAGCAGAAAGGCAGTTGGTACGGCGAAGCGGAAAAGCCAGCTTTATATACAGACTTGGCATGCGGCCTTAGAATTCAAACCTGTAGGGAAATTCAGAGGTAAGCTCTTTCCTCGTATCGCTTATCTTGTGAGTAAATATGATTCAAAGCTTGCGGATTATGTGATATCTAACTCGGAGTGGTATACAAAAGTAATTCCTGAAATGCTGCTTTATGACGGTGATATTGTGAAAACAGGTTCACCGCGTTGTGATATCTTCATGAAAGGAAGAGAAGATGCCTATAAATATATGCGAGAGAGATATCATATACAGCAGGAGGTGAAGATAGCTTTGTTCGCCCCTACATTCCGGGGAGGGAGCCAGAAAGGAAACCGGCAGGTATTCGTAGAGGAACCAACTCTTGACTTTGCTCGAATGGCAAATGCACTGGAGCAGAAATTTGGTGGCACGTGGATTGTATTTTTGCGCCTGCATCCCCAACTGGCAGCACAGCTTAGTCAGTTTCCTTTGAAAAATAGTATCCAGAATATGATTGATGTGAGTCAGGCTGATGATATGAATGAGCTAGCTGCAGCTTCGGATGTGCTGATAACTGATTACTCCAGTTCAGCCTTTGATGTCATCAATATGCAAATGCCTGTTTTTATTTATGCAGATGATCTGGAGGAATATACAGAGGAACGTGGAAGGTTGATGTGGGATATGAACTCTTTGCCCTTTTCGGTAGCCAGGGATAATGATGAACTGGTGAAGAATATAGCAGAGTTTGATGCTGAGGAGTATAAAAGGAAGGTTGATGAGTTTTCACAGGAGCATGGGGTGATAGAGGATGGGCATGCTAGTGAAAGGGTTGTGGAGTTGATAGAAAATTTTAGATAA
- a CDS encoding 6-hydroxymethylpterin diphosphokinase MptE-like protein, translating into MIAKEKKMEVILWGLGTNGKNLIDVLDKGTVVAIIDTKAEVLNLKFYQEIPIIDFNTYLSQYREYFIIVTPMICESIVKSLEDNFIEDYFLQSKSCMALSAFLDVKHDTFINSHKLNANNHYYIYGIDFFGLYLYKYLIRNDFKVDFLYADKKQKLMLERLNKKKIIDKFSSITKVEENDFIIQIQKRSFVYNRYLNILDYKSLNEKFYSKWKTNLRKFKDSQSRKRIFIIATGPSLRISDLDMLQKNNELTMSMNQIYHAFEKTNWRPNYYVISDGFAMRDYENLKEKGRWFKNTEKFFSDNYLKFWNNQLDDSYHCFRQMQSSPEIGFSSDISDVVYSGLTVVYSCLQLATYMGFKEIFLLGCDFSFSPQFDSDKDHFYGSHESVLTGGYTFNYEFVQRAYEKAKEYSELHGISIYNATRGGKLEVFKRVTFDDLFLDRKE; encoded by the coding sequence ATGATAGCGAAAGAGAAAAAAATGGAAGTTATTTTATGGGGACTGGGGACTAATGGAAAAAACTTGATAGATGTTTTGGATAAGGGAACGGTTGTAGCTATCATTGATACAAAAGCAGAAGTACTAAATTTAAAGTTCTATCAGGAAATTCCAATCATTGATTTTAATACTTATTTAAGCCAATATAGGGAATATTTTATCATAGTGACACCAATGATCTGTGAATCAATAGTAAAATCTTTAGAGGATAATTTTATTGAGGATTACTTTTTGCAAAGTAAAAGTTGTATGGCATTATCCGCTTTTTTAGATGTGAAACATGATACGTTTATTAATTCTCATAAGCTCAATGCAAATAACCATTATTATATATATGGTATCGATTTTTTTGGTCTGTATTTGTATAAGTATTTAATACGAAATGATTTTAAAGTGGACTTTCTTTATGCTGATAAAAAACAAAAGTTAATGTTAGAAAGATTAAATAAGAAAAAGATAATTGACAAATTTTCGAGTATAACTAAAGTTGAGGAGAACGATTTTATTATTCAGATACAAAAAAGGAGTTTCGTATATAATAGATACTTAAATATATTAGATTATAAATCACTTAATGAAAAATTTTATTCAAAGTGGAAAACTAATTTAAGAAAATTTAAAGATTCTCAAAGTAGAAAGCGAATTTTTATTATTGCAACGGGTCCGAGTCTTAGAATAAGCGATTTGGATATGCTGCAAAAAAATAATGAATTAACAATGAGCATGAATCAAATATACCATGCATTTGAAAAAACAAACTGGCGACCGAATTACTATGTTATATCAGATGGGTTTGCAATGCGTGATTATGAAAATTTAAAAGAGAAGGGAAGATGGTTTAAAAACACGGAAAAATTTTTTAGTGATAATTATTTGAAATTTTGGAATAATCAGCTTGATGATAGTTACCATTGTTTTCGACAAATGCAAAGTTCACCAGAAATAGGATTTAGTTCAGACATCTCAGATGTCGTTTACAGTGGGTTAACAGTAGTGTACTCATGTTTACAATTAGCTACTTATATGGGATTTAAGGAAATCTTTTTATTGGGATGTGATTTTTCTTTTTCTCCGCAATTTGATTCGGATAAAGATCATTTTTATGGTTCGCATGAAAGTGTCTTAACAGGAGGATATACATTTAACTATGAGTTTGTTCAAAGGGCATATGAAAAGGCAAAAGAATATTCAGAATTGCATGGGATAAGTATTTACAATGCAACTCGTGGGGGAAAGCTTGAAGTGTTTAAGCGAGTAACGTTTGATGACTTGTTTTTAGACCGTAAGGAATAG
- a CDS encoding N-acetylneuraminate synthase family protein: MLQEIKGFKKPYVIAEAGCNHMGQMEIAHELINMAAIFCKADAIKFQKRCSKDLLTEEQYNAPHPHPENAFGDTYGAHREFLEFTVDQHAQLKEWCEQVGITYSTSVWDLTSAKEITGLKPEFIKIPSACNTHYEMLQWLCDNYIGEIQLSFGMTTHKEEERIIQLFEKNNRAKDLVLFNCTSGYPVPFKDVCLLEISRMRERYEQRVKKIGFSGHHLGIAIDVAAYTLGASVFERHYTLERTWKGTDHAASLEPDGIRRLVRNLRATCDALTYKNEEILPIEQVQREKLKYRKD, translated from the coding sequence ATGTTACAGGAAATTAAGGGGTTTAAAAAGCCATATGTAATAGCTGAGGCAGGTTGTAACCATATGGGGCAGATGGAAATTGCCCACGAGCTAATTAACATGGCTGCTATTTTCTGCAAGGCAGATGCAATCAAATTTCAAAAGCGATGCTCCAAAGACTTATTGACAGAAGAACAGTATAATGCACCACATCCTCATCCAGAAAACGCTTTTGGTGATACTTATGGAGCGCATAGAGAGTTTTTGGAATTTACGGTAGATCAACATGCACAGTTAAAGGAATGGTGCGAACAGGTGGGGATTACATATTCAACATCAGTGTGGGACTTGACTAGTGCAAAAGAGATAACGGGATTAAAACCTGAATTTATAAAAATCCCTTCGGCATGCAATACTCATTATGAGATGCTTCAATGGCTATGCGACAATTATATAGGAGAAATACAGTTGTCTTTTGGAATGACAACTCATAAGGAAGAGGAAAGAATTATTCAGTTGTTTGAAAAAAATAATCGTGCCAAGGATTTGGTTCTATTTAACTGCACATCAGGATACCCGGTTCCATTTAAGGATGTATGTTTGCTTGAAATTTCCCGTATGAGAGAAAGATATGAGCAGCGCGTGAAAAAGATAGGGTTTTCAGGCCATCATTTGGGTATTGCTATTGACGTAGCTGCCTACACCCTTGGAGCCAGTGTATTTGAACGGCACTATACTTTGGAGCGGACATGGAAGGGGACTGATCATGCAGCGTCCCTTGAACCCGATGGTATTAGAAGACTTGTGAGAAATCTAAGAGCTACCTGTGATGCGCTGACATACAAGAATGAGGAAATTTTGCCTATCGAGCAGGTTCAGAGAGAGAAACTAAAGTATAGGAAAGACTGA